The DNA sequence aacaatgacaaaagaagagaaaaggaagCATGTCAAATTCTTTGTTCACTAACCTTTCCCATCTTGCTCTTGTTCTTGCAAGATATGTGGAGCTTCTGGCCTTTAGGGGGACTCTCAAAGgaccaagaaaagctctcaTCCCATTCAGGATTAGGGCCAGTTGAAACAACCTGAAGAATTCAGAAGTTCATGACAAGAAGTTAAAATGGCACCACCATCAACCAAAATGTCACTAGAAACAGAGAAAAGACCCAATGTGCATGTATTCCCACAAGCATAACAATCAAACTGCAGCAATTAAATGCAAACGTATCATAAATAAAACTGCTGATTAGTCTTATTCAATTAAATCCTAAAATTCCAAGTCTAATGGGTTAAATTATATAAAGCAAACTTAATCGCTATTCTTTTGCATACGCCTAAAACAAATTCGAATTTCCTTCTCGTAGATACTAGCTGCAGTCTTGCATTCATGGTCTCATTATCAAGCTTTCTATGTGCATATGAAATTAAAATTCAGAACAAGACTGTACAAAAGAAGATTCATATctctaagaaaaagaaaaggaattgcaAAGCAGTACGGCATTTTACCTGGGTTTGCCTAGGTGGAGTGTTACCAAGTGTAAGTTTACAAAATACACTGGGGTTTCCCACTGACTGCTTCATATTATTCCCACGCTTGATTATGACCACCAATGTCCCCGGCAAACATTGTAATAAAAATTCTGTTTTCTCTTGAAATCGAGGTGGGCCAGACTGAATTAAGTATTGCAGCAAAGGGATCGCATCAGCAGCAGCAATTGACTGAGCCCTAGAAACTTCAGCTGGGCATGCTGACCAAGCTTGCCTTAGAAGAAACAGTGCATCCAACGCAGCTTCTTGAGTTGCCTCGGACCCTGTCTTGAGGGATGTTACTAGATGAGGAATGCTTAAAGTTGCAGGCTCTGTGGCTCTCAAACGTGGGAAATTGCTAAAAAGAGAATTCAGAGCCTTCAGATACTCATCGTTCACAGTTCCAGTTGCCCATAAATCCTTTTCAATAGCAGCTACAAGAGCAAAACAATATGTAAGATTTCTTAAAAAGTAATAGGCTTCAAGGGCAAGGTAATAAGAATGCTCACACCTCCAGTTCTATAAAATAAAACTTCTTGAAGGGAACTATACAATTACTAAGAAACATATTAATCAATATTATTGGATTGATGAAACCTATGGGTTCTATTATGCTGCATAGCGTCATATTGAGGCCTAAACAAACCATCAAAATGGTACTTTTTATCAACAAAATCAGAGCAAATCCTgcataaagaaaaataataacttACCGGTTATCGCCCTTACTGTCTCACTAGAAGCATACTCTTGAATGGTGTGATTTGAAAAGAGAAGTTTAACAAACATTGCAGCCTGAATGGACGTATCTGGATCACTTGAACCAATCAGATCCAACACAACCTGAACACCACCAGCCTCAGCAACTGCTCTTTTATTAGACCGACTGTACATCACAAGGTTTTGCAAAGCACATATTGCTACAACTTTCATTTCTTCAGTAGGTTGCTCTTCAAGCACATTTACCAGAGCACGACAAGCTGAGACAGCGTCAGTACTACGGGCAAGCCCCTCATTCTGGAATAAATCACCAAGAGCTAGAGTTGCTAGTAACCTTGCCTGCTGAGCTTGGGTTTGTGGATCCAAGAGGTACTGAGACAATGGTAATATGGCAGACTTGGTAGCCTTAGTTTCTCTGATCTTTACATTATTCAACAATACTTCCAACAGCCTTGCAGCTGTTTCTTCACACTGATGAGATCTTAGAAGGTCCAAAAGAGCCTCTATGGCACCACTTTCAGCCATTGCTTCTGCGCTGGTAGCATCATCAGTTTCCAGTACCAAAAGAGCATTCAATGCACCAACTACGGTGCCTTCTGATCCAGAGCGAAGCAACCGTACCAACACAGCTACAGGCACTTCTAAATAAAATTCAGAACTGAATTGCAGAATGCTTGATAGAACAGAAGCAGCTGATTCCCACAGGGCATTTGGAAGAGATGGATCTGACAGCAATATCACCTTGGACAGTTCAGTGACACCACCTTCTTTTGCAATTTCATTCGGCCATGCTAGCGCAATACTGACAAGCGCTTTCACAGCTCTCTGCTGCAATATATGTATACCAGAGCCAAGAACCCGTATGAGAGGACCAATCACTTGCTGTATCACTGTATCCTTTTGAAGATGTTCTTCAAAGAGTAAATGTGATAGAAGCTCAGCTGCCAATTGTTGTACTGCAGGAGCCGGAGAATCAAGTAGGGGAATAAGTGGTTCAATAGCCTGGTGGGATGTCAACCTATAATCAGAACGACACTGTGGATGCTCCAAAATATTGACAAGAACCTGTAATGAACTGTGCTGCCCATCAGGTCCAAATTCTGGTCTTGTTAGAAGCTGGAAAAGCGGCTCAACCACTTTTGAAGCAGAAGGGCCCTTAGCAATGCTTGCATTGTTGGTCAATATTCGGAGCAATTCTGCAAAAGCAGCACAGAGAAAATCGGGTGCTTCATGGAGGATGTCAAGTATGCTCTCAATAACACCGGCTTTCACCATCTCCGATTTACAAGCAGGTCTGTCTTTCCCTAATTTCACCAGAGCTCTGGAAATAGCCTCATGAAGCAAGTAATTCTTACCATAGAGAAGACCAACAAGAGGAATAACTGCACCATGAGCAGCAACGAGTTCGCCCAGTTGTTCATCGTCAACAAGTTTATCCAAGGCACGGACAACTGAATGTTGTGCAGGGCTGAACTCGGTAACAAGAAGAGACACCAGAGGCTCAACACATCGAGCTGCAGCCATTGTTGACCTGATTCTTGTATTTCCAAAGAGAACACAACACAACTCAGCAGCATCTCCTTTCAGTTCCATCGAACAATTTGATGAAAGGATCCTGCAAAGAACATCCACTGCATTCATTTCAACGTCTGCAACTGCTAAGGCTCTTGATGGATTTTCACTAAGCAGCCTAACCAATGCAGCAATCGCAGCATGCTGCTCCTTCTCAGCACCAGTATTAAGAATCTCCACCAAGGGTTGGACAGATTGTCGAGCACTTTCTGCATTCCTTATATGGTCAGCAGAGAATAAGCTTTCCAATGCTTTAGCAGCACTGTACCTTGAAGCTCTTCCACCTAACCGTAAAACTGCCACAAGTTGATTGACAGCACCAAATGCAGATTCGTGTTTCCTTATTTCAGCACTACCAAATAGTAGACCCAACAGATCTGTAGCAGCTTCTTCTGTTGCATCTTGTGGGCCAAGTGAAAGATACTTGGTCAGCGCTTCCAGAGCTCCTGATTCTACCATAACTATTTTATTTGCTGGGCAATCCTTTGCGAGCTGAGTAAGAAACCCAAGTGCCAAAAATGGTGCTCCAGGACGATCCGGGATTGGTTTGAGAAGATCAACGAGTGCAGGTATTGCTTTCCTAGAAGTAGCACCAACCCTTATATCTTCAACCCTGAACagcctctctagagcaactTGCTCAGGGTAACGCACTAAACCAAATTCTTCTGACAAATCCAATAGGTCACTAATATCAACATCAGCACATCCAAGTAGTGAGATAAGTCCACCCGCTGCTCCAGAATTTGCAACAGATAAAAGAGTCCCCCTGCTACCATTACAGACTAGGCTGGCCATTGCTTGTCCAGCAAAATATCTGTCGACTAACTCCTCTGACTTCAACCAATTGGCAAGTACAGGTATGGATTTCATGGTTGCATGTGCTCGTATGATATCTCTGTCTTGAAACAAGATCGCTAGCAGCATAGTGCAGATCCATATGCTGCTATCTTCTTTAAAATCAATCTGCATAAATCACAACAGAGGAGTAAGCCAATGTAAGGTATTTGGAGTAAAATTTTATAGTCATCTCTCAATTCATAATGGAGAAGCAAATTAATAGAGAACAATATTTTCCCATCATGACTTATCCACATAAATGACCAATTGttgattaatttttctttttccttactGAGTGAAAACAAAAAGGCGAACAAGATAGTTGATTACCTGAGAGTAATTGGAAAAACAATATGAGATCCTGTCAGTGAGGACTTCCACAGCACCAGCCTCCATAATGGCAATTTTGCATTTATCATCATGACAAGCAAGAACAGAGAGTAGCCATACAGCTAAATTCACACCATCAATAACTCCTGTACTTAAAGAAGATCCATCATCctttaattcttctttcatATGTATATCAATACTGATAGAGTCCTTCTCACCACCCCCTATATTTCCCGAAAAATTAAGCATCGCAACGAGAGATTGAATGAGATGGGTACATAAGTTCGATTCACTAAGATCTTCTAGAACTCTCTGATGACTAACTTTCGCAGCACAAATAAGGAGTGCAGCACCTCCAATTTTGACCTTTGAGTTTGATGAATTGATCACCCTTTTGGCAATTGATGGTATACATCCAGAGGCATTAGCAACAGTGTCTCCCAGTACAACAGGTTGATCTCTGCAAAGTCTTGACAATATTTCAATAGCTTTATCCTGCAACAAGGGTGTTGCATCAGCAATGGATAAAACTATAGGGATTATGCTTTTCGGGAATTCAGCTAAAACTGCCCAGGCAGGTTTTTTCTCTCCACTTGCTCGTTCTGACCTGGACAGAATAGCAAGTGCATCTAGTGCCCCTGATGTGGCAACAGATCCATGATTAGCAGATTCCAGAAAAGAAACTAATGCAAGAACTGTTCCGGCACGATTCACACAATCAGTTAAGGCATGGTCAATTTGGCGAGAGTGGAGCAGGCGAGCAATTGCTGCTGCTGCATGGGTCTTTCCAGATACTGTACCTTCAAGCAAAACTCTAGTAGCTGGGAGAATAATGTCTTCAGCCACTGCTGTTTCTGAAACTTCACTGTCCAAAATAAGATTAGCCAAAGCACATGTTGCTAGCTCTGCCACTTCCAGAACCGAAGAGTTAGCGAGCACAACTAAGGGAGATAATACATCTCTAGCAACAGCAGCCACATCCCGGTTCTCTttaatggaaagaaatattgctgCCAGGCAACGTGAAGCCTCTACAAGGATATTACCTGACTCAACATTAAGCAACTTGACAGCTGACCAAAGAGTTTTAACAGCAATACTACTTTCCCGCAAGTCCTTCCTAGCTTCAAAAATTCCAGCTAAAGCTGATGCAGACTTGGCTTGAGTCTCTTCTTTATTTGAGCTTAATATTTTAATCATTGTCTCAATTGCATCATTAGCAGCACTACCTTCACGCGATATATCACTGAGAGGGACCACAGACAGCATACTTTTTAAAGCATCCAAAACATATACCTTAGATTCAGGTAGTTCACTGGTCAATAATGCAGTGAGTTGGCTGATGGTTGCTGTGTCAGATTTATGGATTAAATGGTTTAAAGTCTTTGCTgcaatttcttttccatttggGCTTCCATTCTTCAGAAGCCACAATAGTGCAGGAACTGCATCAGCACTTTCAACACATGCGCGTATATCTTCGCTGTGATTGCAGAGGTTCCGAAGGATTGATGCTGAATCTTCCTTGGCTTTTGCAGATCCCGTCTCTAGAATTTGAACAAGAGGAGGTATGCCACCAGCAGCAGTAATAGCCCACTTACTCTCATCATTCTCATTAGAAAGAAGGCAAAGCAGTGCAACTGCACATTCTTGCTGCTGTTCTGATGAAAGCCCGAGAAGTGATATCAACAGCTGAACCCCTTCGCGACCTTGAAGGGCACGCCATAGACTTCCTTCACTATTACAAAGAGCAAGAAGTGCTCTCATAAGCTCATCCTGAACTTCATTTGTTGCCATTGTGATCAAACCTACAAGCAATCGTTTTGCTTCTGAACTATTGAGTTTAACTGAGAGTACAGTATTCCCATACAAACTTGCAAGGGCCTCTATGGTTCGCTCCTGAACGAGAAATGGTAAGCTAGGCTTGAATTGTGAAACCAAAGTCTGCTCAATAACAACAGGATCCGATGCTCTGGTAGATTCTGCTTTGCTATCATATATCATAAGAGCTGAAGCCAAAGCCCCTAATGTATCAGCAATTTGGGCAGGTGAAGTGCATGATTCAAGGCTTTGACCAAGACTTGAGATCACATATGACAAACCACCAGAAATATTTGCTAAAGCACACATGGCATTTTCCTGCAATGCCTGGGCATACTCACCCTGCATGAATTCTTTTGAAGGGGCTATTGTAGCATTTATCAACACAGGAATACCATTGAAGTTAGCTATCTCCCGCCTTGCTTCTTTGCACTGGGCAGAAAGAGATTTAAGAGCACCTGCAGCTTCTGCTCTAACAGAAGCTTCATTGCCAGAACCTAAAAGCTTGAGAAGTTGCTTTGTAGCCTCTGCAGCCAGCACCTTAGAGCAAACAGATGCGTCTTCCATCATCATACATCCAAGAAGGAAGCACACGTTAGCTTGAGTGTTTGGCTGTCCAGTTGTGAGCAACTTCACTAGTATATCCACTCCTCCAGCTTGTAATGTTGCAGCCCAGAAACCCTCAGTGCTGGTGGCTAGATTCTTTAATGCTCCGGTCAACAAGCTATCAACCAAGCTACCAGTCTTGATCCCTTTCTGTAGCAGCCCCCAAAGCACTGGCACAACTCCTTCAGTTGAAAAAATTTTCGAACCAACATGATCCCTTGCACCACCTTGAGAAACAGCATAGATGGTCTTTGCTGCTGCAATTTGGCCATCTGCTGAGGTGGACCTGAGTAGACCAAGCAATGGTGGAATGCATCCCCCAAGCAAGACTTTCACCCTTAGTTCATTCTCCTTACACAGAGAGCCTAAAACAGTAGCAGCTTGTATCTTAACTCCAACTGATCCTGATCGGAGAAGAGAAACTAGTACAGGAACTGCTTGAGAGTGAGATCCAACAGCACTGAAAGCATTTTCACGAGTTCCAATAAGCTCCAGCAACTGTTTCAAGGAATACTCCTTCTCTTGTACAGATGAGGAACTCTGACGCAGCTGCTCAATGCATTGAGCAACACTTGCCAATGTCCCATCTGGATCCTCCATGTTACTACGCTCTCTGTAAGCAATTGGGGAACATATTATTTTAAATAAAGGAGGAGCAACAGCCAACAATCATTGATACGAGACTAAGGAATGACCTTGTTCagtaattaaaataaagaaaagagaaaggactTGCTTTAAAACGAAGGCAGGATAAAGTATCATTGAGAAGGTCCAAAACAAATGAATCAGAAGGAAAATATGTAAAGCCACCTCCAGATAAAGATAATAATTCTATAGAAGAAAGACATAAGCAGAcggaaaattgaaaaaaaaaaatttgttttgggACTAGATTCAAGCAATTATCAGCAGAAGTTATGTCTCATTTATTTCAAATTTCCCAGTACCGTGCATAAGCTCCTAAACTTTCTCATAGAGTGCAGCCCAGAACAAAAGAGACAACCAACCCCTCAAGAAACACaatgaatcttttttttttttttttttgagataccAAGGCATTGcctaacattttttttcttcctttcaatTGACTCCAACAAACTAACATGCATCATTGTGAATTGGAAAAAGTGGTTCTTTAAACAGTGCAAACTCATCATAAAGTTAGAGACGGAAGATGAAGGCTGGATGGTTCTTAATTAGCTCGTAAGTACACAGATCAAGTTGTCCTAGTACGAGAGGATATGTGTAGAAAAGAAGATAAACCACGTAAAAGGCAGCCAGAGCTCCAGTTAGAGACTGAAGACGAAGGCTGGATGGTTCTTAATTGGTTCGTAGTACACAGATCAAGTTGTCCTAGTATGAGAGAGGATATATGTAGAAGAGAAGATAAACCACATAAAAGCAGGCAGCTAAAGCTCCAACTTGTAATCCACTCTTAGGATTCCACAGAGAATGTGACTACAATTAAATGGGAAGTGTTATCTGAAAAGGGAGACCACTAAAAAGTATCTCTCCATTCTGTCACAAGCAAACACTTCCTCACAAAAAGTAAAATATTTGCTCACCAGCACTACTACAAGTCAACAAGAACCTTAACCATCGCGAAGTGGTAAACCAATTCCAGAAAGACAAAATCAATCTGACCAACC is a window from the Rosa chinensis cultivar Old Blush chromosome 2, RchiOBHm-V2, whole genome shotgun sequence genome containing:
- the LOC112188026 gene encoding protein CELLULOSE SYNTHASE INTERACTIVE 1, which encodes MGSRERSNMEDPDGTLASVAQCIEQLRQSSSSVQEKEYSLKQLLELIGTRENAFSAVGSHSQAVPVLVSLLRSGSVGVKIQAATVLGSLCKENELRVKVLLGGCIPPLLGLLRSTSADGQIAAAKTIYAVSQGGARDHVGSKIFSTEGVVPVLWGLLQKGIKTGSLVDSLLTGALKNLATSTEGFWAATLQAGGVDILVKLLTTGQPNTQANVCFLLGCMMMEDASVCSKVLAAEATKQLLKLLGSGNEASVRAEAAGALKSLSAQCKEARREIANFNGIPVLINATIAPSKEFMQGEYAQALQENAMCALANISGGLSYVISSLGQSLESCTSPAQIADTLGALASALMIYDSKAESTRASDPVVIEQTLVSQFKPSLPFLVQERTIEALASLYGNTVLSVKLNSSEAKRLLVGLITMATNEVQDELMRALLALCNSEGSLWRALQGREGVQLLISLLGLSSEQQQECAVALLCLLSNENDESKWAITAAGGIPPLVQILETGSAKAKEDSASILRNLCNHSEDIRACVESADAVPALLWLLKNGSPNGKEIAAKTLNHLIHKSDTATISQLTALLTSELPESKVYVLDALKSMLSVVPLSDISREGSAANDAIETMIKILSSNKEETQAKSASALAGIFEARKDLRESSIAVKTLWSAVKLLNVESGNILVEASRCLAAIFLSIKENRDVAAVARDVLSPLVVLANSSVLEVAELATCALANLILDSEVSETAVAEDIILPATRVLLEGTVSGKTHAAAAIARLLHSRQIDHALTDCVNRAGTVLALVSFLESANHGSVATSGALDALAILSRSERASGEKKPAWAVLAEFPKSIIPIVLSIADATPLLQDKAIEILSRLCRDQPVVLGDTVANASGCIPSIAKRVINSSNSKVKIGGAALLICAAKVSHQRVLEDLSESNLCTHLIQSLVAMLNFSGNIGGGEKDSISIDIHMKEELKDDGSSLSTGVIDGVNLAVWLLSVLACHDDKCKIAIMEAGAVEVLTDRISYCFSNYSQIDFKEDSSIWICTMLLAILFQDRDIIRAHATMKSIPVLANWLKSEELVDRYFAGQAMASLVCNGSRGTLLSVANSGAAGGLISLLGCADVDISDLLDLSEEFGLVRYPEQVALERLFRVEDIRVGATSRKAIPALVDLLKPIPDRPGAPFLALGFLTQLAKDCPANKIVMVESGALEALTKYLSLGPQDATEEAATDLLGLLFGSAEIRKHESAFGAVNQLVAVLRLGGRASRYSAAKALESLFSADHIRNAESARQSVQPLVEILNTGAEKEQHAAIAALVRLLSENPSRALAVADVEMNAVDVLCRILSSNCSMELKGDAAELCCVLFGNTRIRSTMAAARCVEPLVSLLVTEFSPAQHSVVRALDKLVDDEQLGELVAAHGAVIPLVGLLYGKNYLLHEAISRALVKLGKDRPACKSEMVKAGVIESILDILHEAPDFLCAAFAELLRILTNNASIAKGPSASKVVEPLFQLLTRPEFGPDGQHSSLQVLVNILEHPQCRSDYRLTSHQAIEPLIPLLDSPAPAVQQLAAELLSHLLFEEHLQKDTVIQQVIGPLIRVLGSGIHILQQRAVKALVSIALAWPNEIAKEGGVTELSKVILLSDPSLPNALWESAASVLSSILQFSSEFYLEVPVAVLVRLLRSGSEGTVVGALNALLVLETDDATSAEAMAESGAIEALLDLLRSHQCEETAARLLEVLLNNVKIRETKATKSAILPLSQYLLDPQTQAQQARLLATLALGDLFQNEGLARSTDAVSACRALVNVLEEQPTEEMKVVAICALQNLVMYSRSNKRAVAEAGGVQVVLDLIGSSDPDTSIQAAMFVKLLFSNHTIQEYASSETVRAITAAIEKDLWATGTVNDEYLKALNSLFSNFPRLRATEPATLSIPHLVTSLKTGSEATQEAALDALFLLRQAWSACPAEVSRAQSIAAADAIPLLQYLIQSGPPRFQEKTEFLLQCLPGTLVVIIKRGNNMKQSVGNPSVFCKLTLGNTPPRQTQVVSTGPNPEWDESFSWSFESPPKGQKLHISCKNKSKMGKSSFGKVTIQIDRVVMLGAVAGEYTLLPESKSGPSRNLEIEFQWSNKVTSNDQ